In Daucus carota subsp. sativus chromosome 4, DH1 v3.0, whole genome shotgun sequence, one DNA window encodes the following:
- the LOC108218270 gene encoding zinc finger BED domain-containing protein RICESLEEPER 2-like translates to MGERMKEKYDKYWGDVNKMNKLIYVAVVVDPRYKLEFLDFALVEEFGNEIGWKLANDTKMVMKELFDEYKTTCQPKNTQDNNQGKSSNKSSSTSTSRTQSALGERFMTQKLESGEIESKCELDMYLKESVYVTKSDDEFDILKWWKVNSSRFPILSQLARDVLAIPISTVVSESAFSVGGRVLDLYRSSLSPKVVEGLLCAQDWLRSYKRPKTIEEDFNDIEKFEEVFSALTVDINLEGATINLDNDS, encoded by the exons ATGGGTGAAAGAATGAAGGAAAAATATGACAAGTATTGGGGTGATGTAAACAAAATGAACAAACTCATTTATGTGGCGGTTGTCGTTGATCCTAGATACAAATTGGAGTTTCTTGATTTTGCACTTGTTGAAGAATTTGGTAATGAAATTGGTTGGAAGTTGGCAAATGACACAAAAATGGTGATGAAAGAGTTGTTTGACGAGTATAAAACGACTTGCCAACCTAAAAATACTCAAGACAATAATCAAGGAAAATCTTCAAATAAGTCTTCAAGTACTTCAACTTCAAGAACACAATCGGCATTGGGTGAAAGATTTATGACACAAAAATTGGAGAGTGGAGAAATAGAATCCAAGTGTGAATTAGATATGTATCTTAAAGAGAGTGTTTATGTCACGAAAAGTGATGATgagtttgatattttgaaatggTGGAAGGTTAATTCAAGTAGGTTTCCCATTCTCTCACAACTTGCACGTGATGTGTTAGCAATTCCAATCTCCACCGTAGTATCGGAGTCCGCTTTTAGTGTGGGTGGGAGAGTTCTTGATCTTTATAGAAGTTCTTTGTCACCCAAGGTTGTGGAAGGTTTACTTTGTGCTCAAGATTGGTTAAGATCCTACAAACGCCCAAAGACAATCGAAGAAGACTTCAATGATATTGAAAAGTTCGAAGAAG TATTTTCTGCCCTTACTGTTGACATAAATCTTGAAGGCGCAACTATAAACTTGGACAACGACAGCTAG